In one Umezawaea sp. Da 62-37 genomic region, the following are encoded:
- a CDS encoding DUF932 domain-containing protein, giving the protein MTTTEMTTPFTRRPQLSLDELLQQLREQQARQQDMVIPAHKMRITPEGHLEVDQPRLSVNGVDPTTLFDLSRPFDAGIAGKLGVPAIYITRLRQHGMLSLFADNVNAWLAQEPNKPFLVRTFSPRDNEDQGLARALLSDSYAFRDNLPLLTAVLDGIADRAADVEISGELTERRMYLRVFAPTITAEAPHLLEFYRSPFNGQFGRDNPVVAAGFEVTNSELSFGASTITPKLRVQVCDNGLTITEDALRTIHTGAKLDHGVVRYSVDTIRKELETATARTRDAARTFLDLPYMARKLDELARRAEVQVIDPKATIEHVGKVVGYTKTEQDVIFAHFTRGADPSAGGVLHAVTSAAQVLSDADAAYDMERSALKALTVAAAFQR; this is encoded by the coding sequence ATGACCACCACCGAGATGACCACGCCGTTCACCCGCCGTCCGCAGCTGTCCCTGGACGAACTGCTCCAGCAGTTGCGTGAGCAGCAAGCCCGTCAGCAGGACATGGTCATTCCCGCGCACAAGATGCGCATCACCCCCGAAGGCCACCTCGAAGTCGACCAGCCGCGCCTGAGCGTCAACGGCGTCGACCCCACCACCCTGTTCGACCTGTCCAGGCCATTCGACGCCGGCATCGCAGGCAAGCTGGGCGTCCCGGCGATCTACATCACCCGGCTGCGCCAGCACGGGATGCTGTCGCTGTTCGCCGACAACGTCAACGCCTGGCTCGCCCAGGAGCCCAACAAGCCGTTCCTGGTCAGGACCTTCAGCCCACGCGACAACGAGGACCAGGGCCTGGCACGCGCCCTGCTGTCGGACTCCTACGCCTTCCGCGACAACCTGCCGCTACTGACCGCGGTACTCGACGGCATCGCCGACCGCGCGGCGGACGTCGAGATCAGCGGCGAACTGACCGAACGCCGCATGTACCTGCGGGTCTTCGCGCCGACCATCACCGCCGAGGCACCCCACCTGCTGGAGTTCTACCGGTCGCCGTTCAACGGCCAGTTCGGTCGCGACAACCCCGTGGTAGCCGCCGGATTCGAGGTGACCAACTCCGAGCTGAGCTTCGGCGCCTCCACGATCACCCCGAAGCTGCGCGTGCAGGTGTGCGACAACGGTCTGACGATCACCGAGGACGCCCTGCGCACCATCCACACCGGAGCCAAGCTCGATCACGGCGTCGTCCGCTACAGCGTCGACACCATCCGCAAGGAGCTGGAGACGGCCACGGCCAGGACCCGCGACGCCGCACGCACCTTTCTGGACCTGCCCTACATGGCCCGCAAGCTCGACGAACTCGCCCGCCGCGCCGAAGTCCAGGTCATCGACCCCAAGGCCACCATCGAGCACGTGGGCAAGGTCGTCGGCTACACCAAGACCGAGCAGGACGTGATCTTCGCCCACTTCACCCGTGGCGCGGACCCCTCCGCCGGGGGCGTCCTGCACGCGGTGACCAGCGCCGCCCAGGTCCTGTCCGACGCGGACGCGGCCTACGACATGGAGCGCAGCGCCCTCAAGGCACTCACCGTCGCCGCCGCCTTCCAGCGGTGA
- a CDS encoding N-6 DNA methylase, with translation MSTTAARISPASDRPHEHALKIAEYATEAWFNAHGSADPAIPLSVLAALSLINPPHGARHSIATELITLGADEFADSIRRIWTVFVRTRPDLLNPVYPLLEPWFDHDRPMSPENLRAAKHVADRVLGIDLLGLTGTENRHDVDLLGLVLTLLRPKSALQGRGQYYTPSDVADILSRLSGPALMADLTSNDTSAGSEIHDPACGTGGLLRATAESLRRRGANLADYEWYGNDIDALAIAGFAVNAVLWGLGYKVVLGVADSLTEPDWTRKANRMRQETIDLAVDAKRSTRVLDAVRDIERLLADDVADTDMPRARHEG, from the coding sequence ATGTCCACGACTGCCGCTCGAATCAGCCCCGCCTCGGACAGACCTCACGAGCACGCCCTCAAGATCGCCGAGTACGCCACCGAAGCCTGGTTCAACGCGCACGGCAGCGCAGACCCGGCGATACCACTGTCCGTCCTCGCAGCCCTGTCGCTGATCAACCCGCCACACGGTGCACGGCACAGCATCGCCACCGAGCTGATCACGCTCGGCGCCGACGAGTTCGCCGACTCCATCCGCAGGATCTGGACGGTGTTCGTCCGGACCCGTCCGGACCTGCTCAACCCGGTCTACCCACTGCTGGAACCCTGGTTCGACCACGACCGCCCGATGTCACCGGAGAACCTGCGCGCGGCCAAACACGTGGCCGACCGCGTGTTGGGCATCGACCTGCTCGGCTTGACCGGAACCGAGAACCGACACGACGTCGACCTGCTGGGCCTGGTGCTGACCCTGCTGCGGCCCAAGTCCGCACTGCAAGGCCGCGGTCAGTACTACACCCCATCCGATGTCGCCGACATTCTGTCCCGCCTCTCCGGTCCGGCCCTGATGGCCGACCTCACCTCGAACGACACGTCTGCTGGATCGGAGATCCACGACCCGGCTTGCGGCACCGGCGGCTTGCTTCGTGCCACGGCCGAGTCACTCCGGCGCCGGGGCGCGAACCTCGCCGACTACGAGTGGTACGGCAACGACATCGACGCACTGGCGATCGCCGGGTTCGCCGTCAACGCGGTCCTCTGGGGACTGGGCTACAAGGTCGTGCTGGGAGTCGCCGACTCCCTCACCGAGCCCGACTGGACCCGAAAAGCGAATCGGATGCGCCAGGAAACCATCGACCTCGCCGTAGACGCCAAGCGCTCCACGCGCGTTCTGGACGCCGTTCGCGACATCGAGCGCCTGCTCGCCGACGACGTTGCCGACACCGACATGCCTCGTGCCCGGCACGAAGGCTGA